The proteins below come from a single Rhizobium sp. BT04 genomic window:
- a CDS encoding SRPBCC family protein, translated as MPNTIRLHRVLATSPDKVYRAFIEADALAKWLPPNGFLCTVHHLEPAVGGTFRMSFRNFTTGNSHAFGGEFRELVPGERVRYTDKFEDPNLPGEMEVTVTLKKVSVGTEVDITQAGVPDVIPPEACYLGWQESLRNLARVIEPDIND; from the coding sequence ATGCCGAACACCATACGCCTGCACCGTGTTCTCGCGACCAGCCCGGACAAGGTCTATCGCGCCTTCATCGAGGCCGACGCGCTCGCCAAATGGCTTCCGCCGAACGGTTTTCTCTGCACCGTGCATCATCTGGAGCCGGCTGTCGGCGGCACCTTCAGAATGTCATTCCGCAACTTCACGACTGGCAACAGCCACGCCTTCGGCGGCGAATTTCGCGAGCTCGTCCCGGGCGAACGCGTCCGCTATACGGACAAGTTCGAAGACCCGAACCTGCCGGGCGAAATGGAAGTCACCGTGACGCTGAAGAAAGTCTCGGTCGGCACCGAGGTGGACATCACCCAGGCCGGCGTGCCCGACGTCATCCCGCCCGAAGCCTGCTACCTCGGCTGGCAGGAGTCGCTGCGCAATCTTGCCCGGGTCATCGAGCCGGATATCAACGATTAA
- a CDS encoding GFA family protein: MTGKYTGQCACGAVKFAFDTDPNFVANCHCLDCKKASGGEAATFFAIPQDDFSLIAGRPKAFHYIAASGKGLDRNFCPDCGARLFSSNLESFPGLVFVTLGSLDRPELIEPGVEMFTKRRLKWARPLDLPQFDGMPG, from the coding sequence ATGACCGGGAAATATACGGGGCAGTGCGCCTGCGGCGCGGTAAAATTTGCATTCGACACCGACCCGAACTTTGTCGCCAACTGCCATTGCCTGGATTGCAAGAAGGCGTCGGGCGGCGAGGCGGCGACATTCTTCGCCATACCGCAGGATGATTTTTCCTTGATCGCCGGCCGGCCGAAAGCGTTTCATTACATCGCCGCTTCCGGCAAGGGACTCGATCGCAATTTCTGCCCGGATTGTGGCGCCAGACTGTTCAGCAGCAACCTGGAAAGCTTTCCCGGCCTTGTCTTCGTGACGCTCGGCAGCCTTGACCGACCCGAGCTGATCGAGCCGGGGGTCGAAATGTTCACCAAGCGCCGGCTGAAATGGGCAAGGCCGCTCGATCTCCCGCAATTCGACGGCATGCCCGGCTGA
- a CDS encoding type 1 glutamine amidotransferase domain-containing protein — MKILMVLTSHDQLGNTGKKTGFWLEELAAPYFVFRDAGVDITLASPKGGQPPLDPKSNEPAFQTEATRRFEQDTAAKAGLANTVKLSEINQGDYDSVFFPGGHGPLWDLTNDRYALSLIEDMLSAGKPVALVCHAPGILTNVKAPDGTPIAKGRAVTGFTDSEEEAMHLVDVVPYLLEDVLKEQGAKFSKTADWGVHVVQDGLLITGQNPASSKQGARTLLEALKKQDAA; from the coding sequence ATGAAAATTCTCATGGTTCTCACATCGCATGATCAGTTGGGAAACACCGGCAAGAAGACGGGTTTCTGGCTCGAGGAGCTTGCCGCTCCTTACTTCGTTTTCCGTGATGCCGGGGTCGACATCACGCTCGCTTCGCCGAAGGGCGGTCAGCCTCCGCTCGATCCAAAGAGCAATGAGCCGGCCTTCCAGACGGAAGCGACGCGACGGTTTGAACAAGACACGGCCGCAAAGGCTGGGCTCGCCAACACCGTGAAGCTGTCCGAAATCAACCAGGGGGACTATGACAGCGTATTCTTTCCCGGAGGGCACGGCCCGCTTTGGGACCTGACGAACGACCGTTATGCGCTGTCGCTCATCGAGGACATGCTTTCAGCGGGAAAACCCGTGGCGCTCGTCTGCCACGCCCCCGGTATCCTGACGAATGTGAAGGCGCCGGATGGAACGCCCATCGCCAAGGGCCGGGCCGTCACGGGGTTCACCGATTCCGAAGAAGAAGCCATGCACCTTGTCGACGTTGTTCCCTATCTGCTCGAGGACGTGCTGAAAGAGCAGGGCGCAAAGTTTTCGAAGACGGCGGATTGGGGCGTGCATGTCGTTCAGGATGGTCTGCTGATCACCGGCCAGAATCCGGCTTCGTCAAAACAGGGCGCCAGAACGCTCCTTGAGGCTTTGAAAAAGCAAGATGCGGCTTAG
- a CDS encoding LacI family DNA-binding transcriptional regulator, which yields MSKPNYRDIARHAGVGTATVERVLNGRGGVRPELVEKVISAARRLDYPRKLPETHRGLLRIEVLMVRPETSFYRRLSHAFERIAATLDPLVVVHRSFTDELNPEAIARRILSTDLSRAGLILAVPSSPVISAAVEKVNAQGLPVVHVVTRASEHVGEFIGIDNNAAGRTAALYISRMAARTGPVVAICHPIYQVHRDRIRGFSAYFHEHPSASSFEWLGFGGDEERSSADLLWSALEMYPGLAGLYNAGGANSALIKVLRRHPRGRDVFFVGHELTEYTRAALLDGIMDVVLDQAPEAQARRALDVILRRIGLTDIEPDRAPIHFITITKEGL from the coding sequence GTGAGCAAGCCGAATTACCGGGACATCGCCCGCCATGCCGGCGTGGGAACAGCCACGGTCGAGCGGGTGCTGAACGGGCGTGGGGGCGTTCGCCCCGAACTGGTCGAGAAGGTCATATCCGCCGCACGTCGCCTGGATTACCCGCGCAAGCTTCCCGAAACCCATCGCGGCCTGCTCAGGATAGAAGTGCTGATGGTTCGCCCGGAGACGAGCTTCTACCGTCGCCTTTCGCATGCTTTCGAAAGAATAGCCGCTACCCTCGACCCCCTGGTCGTCGTGCACCGCAGCTTCACCGACGAACTGAATCCGGAGGCGATCGCGCGGCGCATCCTGTCGACCGACCTTTCCCGTGCCGGCTTGATCCTTGCGGTGCCGAGCAGCCCGGTGATCAGTGCCGCAGTGGAAAAGGTAAATGCGCAAGGTCTGCCGGTCGTGCACGTCGTGACACGCGCGTCCGAGCACGTCGGCGAATTTATCGGTATCGACAACAATGCCGCCGGCCGGACGGCCGCGCTCTACATCAGCCGAATGGCTGCCCGGACCGGGCCTGTCGTTGCAATCTGCCACCCCATTTATCAGGTGCATCGCGATCGGATCCGCGGCTTTTCAGCCTATTTTCATGAACATCCCAGCGCCTCCAGCTTCGAATGGCTGGGATTCGGCGGCGATGAGGAGCGCTCCAGTGCCGATCTCCTGTGGTCGGCCCTGGAGATGTATCCCGGCCTTGCCGGTCTTTATAATGCCGGCGGCGCCAACTCCGCCCTCATCAAAGTGCTTCGCCGGCATCCGCGCGGCCGCGACGTGTTCTTCGTCGGGCACGAATTGACCGAATACACGCGCGCCGCCTTGCTGGATGGCATCATGGACGTGGTGCTGGATCAGGCGCCGGAGGCGCAGGCGCGCCGCGCACTCGACGTCATCCTGCGCCGCATCGGTTTGACCGATATCGAGCCGGACCGGGCTCCCATTCACTTCATCACCATCACCAAGGAAGGCCTTTGA
- a CDS encoding sterol desaturase family protein, whose protein sequence is MDDMKFGKRNKRGDWAPDQPVETAPVFAFPPRLTAILKWLPHYFLPWNVIFALSALAYWAWVIPPVDTMKSLSLGWVAWLYAVNAVSVFLFYGAFELHLYVLKRQENRFKYNGKFPAEQKSKAFWFESQNLDNILRTFLSGVVIWTAIEVGMLWAYANGYAPWLSFAENPWTLALVALVVPIIHEFHFFCIHRLIHTPLLYKWVHSVHHNSVNPSPWSSLSMHPVEHLLYFGTALYHLFLPSNPIIMLYQIHYAGFGAIPGHVGFDKVEIGKDGLVDSHAYAHYLHHKYFEVNYGDALIPLDKWFGTWHDGSPEGEAQMQERYRRRKERLAARKARLEVGGTAE, encoded by the coding sequence ATGGATGATATGAAATTCGGTAAGCGCAACAAGCGCGGCGACTGGGCGCCGGACCAGCCGGTCGAGACCGCGCCGGTTTTCGCCTTTCCGCCGCGGCTGACGGCGATCCTGAAATGGCTGCCGCACTACTTCCTTCCCTGGAACGTGATTTTTGCCCTGTCTGCGCTCGCCTACTGGGCCTGGGTCATTCCCCCGGTCGATACGATGAAATCGCTGAGCTTGGGCTGGGTCGCGTGGCTCTATGCCGTCAACGCCGTCTCGGTCTTCCTGTTCTACGGCGCTTTCGAGCTTCATCTTTATGTGTTGAAGCGCCAGGAAAACCGCTTCAAATACAATGGCAAATTCCCGGCCGAGCAGAAGAGCAAGGCGTTCTGGTTCGAAAGTCAGAACCTCGACAACATCCTGCGCACCTTCCTGTCCGGCGTGGTGATCTGGACCGCCATCGAGGTGGGGATGCTTTGGGCCTATGCCAATGGCTACGCGCCGTGGCTGAGCTTCGCGGAAAACCCGTGGACGCTGGCGCTCGTCGCGCTCGTGGTGCCGATCATTCACGAGTTCCACTTTTTCTGCATTCACCGGCTCATCCACACACCTCTCCTCTACAAGTGGGTGCACTCGGTTCACCACAATTCGGTGAACCCCTCGCCCTGGTCATCGCTGTCGATGCACCCTGTCGAGCATCTGCTCTATTTCGGAACGGCCCTCTACCACCTGTTCCTGCCCTCCAACCCGATCATCATGCTCTACCAGATCCACTATGCGGGTTTCGGGGCAATTCCCGGCCATGTCGGCTTCGACAAGGTCGAGATCGGCAAGGACGGGCTGGTCGATAGCCACGCCTATGCACATTACCTCCACCACAAATACTTCGAGGTGAACTACGGCGACGCCCTGATCCCGCTCGATAAATGGTTCGGCACCTGGCACGACGGCTCCCCCGAAGGTGAAGCACAGATGCAGGAGCGCTACCGCAGACGGAAGGAAAGGCTTGCGGCTCGCAAGGCCCGCCTGGAAGTCGGAGGGACGGCCGAATGA
- a CDS encoding MocE family 2Fe-2S type ferredoxin: MTWVSVGKLDDIEQEGAIRFDHGGRTYAIYRGPDDSVYCTAGLCTHEAIHLAEGLVMDFEVECPKHSGSFDYRTGEALRLPACENLKTYPAEVIDGEVRVALG, encoded by the coding sequence ATGACCTGGGTTTCAGTTGGCAAACTCGACGATATCGAACAGGAAGGGGCCATCCGCTTCGACCACGGCGGGCGCACCTACGCGATCTACCGTGGGCCTGACGACAGCGTCTACTGCACCGCCGGCCTCTGCACCCACGAGGCGATCCACCTCGCGGAAGGCCTGGTCATGGATTTCGAAGTGGAATGTCCAAAACATTCCGGCTCCTTCGACTATCGCACCGGCGAGGCCCTCAGGCTTCCGGCCTGCGAAAACCTGAAGACCTATCCGGCAGAGGTGATCGACGGAGAGGTTCGCGTCGCCCTCGGCTAG
- a CDS encoding NAD(P)/FAD-dependent oxidoreductase: MDGIVIIGAGESGTRAAFALREAGYSRSVTLVGTEPHLPYERPPLSKTVNDAVQMKLICAAEALDAAGIAYLKGVSAIRLDTGTEMVTLSDGRALRYEKLLLTTGARPRRLTCPGAERALDFRTHADAEAIFSNIAPGRSVAIIGAGLIGMELASVLRGKDVEVSVIEAAPKPLGRAVPARFAEKLHARHAAEGVRFHLDRGVAAIGDDGVTLTDGSLVAADLVVGAIGVLPETALAEAAGLATGNGILTDICLRTSAPNVFAAGDCAAVAQPGGGHIRFESWRNARTQAETAARNMLGAAENSTALPWFWSDQYDLGLQVAGRPQPAHQIILRSIADGELEFYLDDGRLVAAAGLGIGNSLAKDIKLAEMLIAAGISPSPVELADPGINLKTLLKSARAA, from the coding sequence ATGGACGGCATCGTCATCATCGGCGCGGGCGAATCCGGCACCCGGGCGGCCTTTGCCCTGCGCGAGGCGGGCTATTCCAGGTCCGTCACACTGGTCGGAACCGAGCCTCACTTGCCTTATGAACGGCCTCCTTTGTCGAAGACCGTCAACGATGCGGTGCAGATGAAGCTGATCTGCGCGGCAGAAGCGCTGGATGCGGCCGGCATCGCCTATCTCAAAGGGGTGTCGGCCATAAGACTGGATACCGGCACGGAAATGGTGACCTTGAGCGACGGGCGGGCGTTGCGTTACGAAAAGCTGCTTCTCACCACCGGCGCGCGGCCAAGACGGCTCACATGCCCCGGGGCAGAGCGCGCGCTCGACTTCCGTACCCACGCCGACGCCGAAGCGATCTTCTCCAATATTGCGCCGGGCCGGAGTGTGGCGATCATCGGCGCGGGTCTGATCGGGATGGAACTTGCATCGGTCCTTCGCGGAAAGGACGTTGAGGTCAGCGTGATCGAAGCCGCGCCGAAACCTTTGGGCCGCGCCGTCCCTGCCCGTTTTGCCGAAAAGCTCCATGCCAGACATGCTGCCGAAGGCGTGCGCTTTCACCTCGATCGCGGCGTTGCGGCAATCGGCGATGATGGCGTCACCCTGACCGATGGCAGCCTGGTGGCCGCCGATCTTGTCGTCGGTGCGATCGGCGTCCTGCCGGAAACAGCCCTCGCGGAAGCGGCCGGATTGGCCACGGGCAACGGAATTCTGACAGACATCTGTCTTCGCACCAGCGCACCGAATGTTTTCGCCGCAGGCGATTGCGCGGCGGTGGCCCAACCCGGCGGCGGACATATTCGTTTTGAAAGCTGGCGGAACGCCAGGACGCAGGCCGAGACCGCAGCGCGGAACATGCTCGGTGCCGCCGAGAATTCTACCGCCCTCCCCTGGTTCTGGTCCGACCAGTATGATCTCGGCCTCCAGGTGGCGGGGCGGCCGCAGCCCGCGCATCAGATCATTCTGCGTTCGATCGCCGACGGCGAGCTTGAATTCTATCTGGACGATGGGCGTCTGGTGGCTGCGGCGGGTCTCGGCATCGGCAATAGCCTCGCCAAGGACATCAAACTCGCCGAGATGCTGATTGCCGCAGGTATCAGCCCCAGCCCTGTGGAACTGGCCGACCCCGGCATAAACCTCAAAACGCTTCTGAAGAGCGCGCGGGCCGCATGA
- a CDS encoding sugar phosphate isomerase/epimerase: MMQKLLIFQSLWAMERRHTDGFERSLDENIAMISEAGFDGISAHYTNRRDVILLNDATRGTGLKIEAVCFPRCVDDLRLPLELAAEFPVSHINLQPDIRPRRIEACLPLLDGWMQLAGEAGIPVFIETHRDRMTTDLFFTLDLLDRRPELPLLADLSHYLVGREFAFPVDEENHVLIHRILQNAHAFHGRVASREQVQIEISFPHHRTWVDLFLQWWEYGFRHWRSRAADDAELVFTCELGPKPYAITGRDGNDQTDRWAEALALRQMILELWVATGLEAAAP; the protein is encoded by the coding sequence ATGATGCAGAAGCTGCTGATCTTCCAGTCGCTCTGGGCCATGGAGCGCCGGCACACAGACGGGTTCGAGCGCAGTCTCGACGAGAACATCGCAATGATCTCCGAGGCCGGGTTCGACGGCATCAGTGCGCACTACACAAACCGCCGGGATGTCATTCTTCTGAACGACGCAACCCGGGGCACCGGCTTGAAGATCGAGGCGGTCTGCTTCCCTCGCTGCGTCGACGACCTGCGTCTGCCACTGGAACTTGCCGCGGAATTTCCGGTCAGCCACATCAACCTGCAGCCTGATATCCGTCCGCGCCGCATCGAGGCCTGCCTGCCGCTCCTCGACGGCTGGATGCAGCTCGCGGGAGAAGCCGGCATTCCGGTGTTCATCGAAACCCATCGCGACAGGATGACGACGGACCTGTTCTTCACGCTGGATCTTTTGGACCGGCGTCCCGAGCTGCCGCTATTGGCCGACCTGTCGCACTACCTCGTCGGCCGCGAATTCGCCTTTCCCGTCGACGAGGAAAACCACGTGCTGATCCACCGCATTCTGCAGAACGCCCACGCATTTCACGGCCGGGTCGCCTCGCGCGAGCAGGTGCAGATCGAGATCTCCTTTCCGCATCACCGGACCTGGGTCGATCTCTTCCTGCAGTGGTGGGAATATGGCTTTCGCCATTGGCGATCACGCGCCGCCGATGACGCCGAGCTGGTCTTCACCTGTGAACTGGGGCCAAAACCCTATGCGATCACCGGCAGAGACGGCAACGACCAGACGGACCGGTGGGCGGAGGCCTTGGCGCTTCGGCAGATGATCCTTGAACTTTGGGTAGCGACTGGCCTCGAGGCTGCTGCGCCTTAA
- a CDS encoding TetR/AcrR family transcriptional regulator → MKEPISDQILTAASALFYSEGIRAVGIDRIIEEANVAKATLYRHFPSKDHLVAAYLQDRHDRVIRSLQEVLDAASAPRDQIKLIFERLYEKADSPEFRGCAFALAVAEHGDSERVLTVARTHKKVVRDIFRTILSKADVRPDQAAAHLSLLYEGALATVAVGRDPQAVLVARDCALSVFDAAIYSTTSPKKN, encoded by the coding sequence ATGAAAGAGCCTATATCAGATCAGATCCTGACCGCCGCCAGCGCGCTTTTTTACAGCGAGGGCATTCGCGCCGTCGGCATAGATCGAATCATCGAAGAAGCGAATGTTGCCAAGGCGACACTCTATCGACACTTCCCCTCCAAGGACCATCTCGTGGCAGCCTATCTCCAGGATCGCCACGACCGCGTCATCCGGTCGCTACAGGAGGTTTTGGATGCGGCGAGCGCTCCGAGGGATCAGATCAAACTGATTTTTGAACGCTTGTACGAAAAGGCCGATAGCCCGGAGTTTCGGGGCTGCGCCTTTGCACTTGCCGTCGCCGAGCACGGCGATTCCGAACGTGTCCTGACCGTCGCGCGAACGCACAAGAAGGTCGTGAGGGACATATTTCGCACCATCCTGTCGAAGGCCGATGTCAGGCCCGATCAAGCGGCGGCTCACCTTTCCCTTCTCTATGAGGGCGCCCTTGCCACGGTCGCGGTCGGACGCGATCCCCAGGCCGTTCTCGTCGCCCGGGACTGCGCACTTTCCGTATTCGACGCGGCAATCTACTCGACCACATCTCCTAAGAAGAACTGA
- a CDS encoding 2-hydroxychromene-2-carboxylate isomerase, protein MTKTIDYFFGIGSPWAFIGLEPFAALASEHGASIRPYVIPLIEDNGAIYSRNRPEARRAYWVKDLKRWAALRGKVLNFENRAALSDPTPAGFLVIAAIDAGQDWLRLTKALQEAFWTRGEDIGRAEVRRAIADKAGFDGATLEQRAQAENTQAIWKSNAETAKAAGVFGLPTFRYEDELYWGQDSLPFLERHLNGDKIAA, encoded by the coding sequence ATGACAAAGACCATCGATTACTTCTTCGGCATTGGCTCTCCTTGGGCTTTTATCGGCCTCGAGCCGTTTGCGGCTCTCGCCTCGGAGCATGGGGCATCGATCCGCCCCTATGTGATCCCTTTGATCGAGGATAATGGCGCGATCTATTCACGCAACCGGCCGGAAGCGCGCCGCGCCTATTGGGTTAAGGACCTGAAACGTTGGGCCGCGCTGCGGGGCAAGGTGCTCAACTTCGAAAACCGCGCCGCCCTGTCTGATCCGACGCCCGCCGGTTTCCTGGTCATTGCCGCCATCGATGCGGGGCAGGATTGGCTCAGGCTGACAAAGGCTCTTCAGGAGGCCTTCTGGACGCGTGGCGAGGATATCGGCCGAGCCGAGGTTCGTCGCGCAATTGCGGATAAGGCAGGGTTCGACGGCGCAACTCTGGAGCAACGCGCTCAAGCCGAGAACACCCAGGCGATCTGGAAATCAAACGCCGAGACCGCCAAGGCCGCCGGCGTTTTCGGGCTTCCGACCTTCCGATACGAGGATGAACTGTACTGGGGGCAGGACAGCCTGCCATTCCTCGAGCGCCATCTCAACGGCGACAAAATCGCCGCCTGA
- a CDS encoding FAD-binding oxidoreductase: MSAFSPALSETLRIRFGDRFSTSRALREQHGRGESHHTPAIPDAVVFAETTEDVAEIVRLCAAEDVPVIAFGAGTSLEGHLTAVRGGVSIDLSRMSQIVRVSAEDLDCTVEAGVSREQLNTYLRDMGLFFPIDPGANASIGGMAATRASGTNAVRYGTMRENVLSLTVVLPSGQVIRTGGRARKSSAGYDLTRLFVGSEGTLGIITEVTLRLYGLPETISAALCSFESVEQAVNAAIAVVQLGIPVARMELMDRGLIAAVNAYSNLSLEIEDTLAFEFHGFPAGVQEQVDMVKAIVEENGGKDFEWANAAEERNRLWKARHNAFYAVVSQRQNAKGWSSDVCVPVSQLSNCILKTRELLRDCSVPAAILGHVGDGNYHVVFAVDPTNQVELDEVAAINKKMVQHAISVGGTSTGEHGVGTGKIGYLRGEYGDAVDLMAVIKNAIDPTGIMNPGKVLPG; encoded by the coding sequence ATGAGTGCATTCTCTCCCGCTCTTTCCGAAACGCTTCGCATCCGTTTCGGCGATCGCTTCTCCACCTCGCGGGCCTTGCGCGAACAGCACGGCCGCGGTGAATCTCACCACACACCCGCCATCCCGGATGCCGTCGTGTTTGCGGAAACCACCGAGGACGTGGCCGAGATCGTCCGGCTCTGCGCGGCGGAAGACGTGCCGGTGATCGCCTTTGGCGCGGGCACCTCGCTCGAAGGCCATCTGACGGCGGTGCGCGGCGGCGTCTCGATCGATCTCTCCCGCATGTCGCAGATCGTCCGCGTCAGCGCCGAGGATCTCGATTGCACCGTCGAGGCCGGGGTGAGCCGCGAGCAACTGAACACATATTTGCGCGATATGGGCCTGTTCTTCCCGATCGATCCCGGCGCCAACGCCTCGATCGGCGGCATGGCCGCAACGCGGGCATCGGGGACGAACGCCGTGCGCTACGGCACCATGCGCGAAAACGTCCTGTCGCTGACCGTCGTCCTGCCGAGCGGCCAGGTCATCCGCACCGGCGGCCGGGCGCGCAAATCGTCGGCCGGCTACGATCTGACCAGACTGTTCGTCGGTTCCGAGGGCACGCTCGGCATCATCACCGAGGTGACACTCAGGCTCTACGGTCTCCCGGAGACGATTTCCGCAGCACTCTGCTCGTTCGAAAGCGTCGAGCAGGCGGTCAATGCGGCAATTGCGGTCGTGCAGCTCGGCATACCGGTTGCCCGCATGGAGTTGATGGACCGCGGCCTGATCGCGGCCGTCAATGCCTATTCCAATCTGTCGCTGGAGATCGAGGACACGCTCGCCTTCGAATTCCATGGCTTTCCGGCTGGGGTTCAGGAGCAGGTCGATATGGTCAAGGCCATCGTCGAGGAGAATGGCGGCAAGGATTTCGAATGGGCAAACGCAGCCGAAGAGCGCAACCGGCTGTGGAAGGCGCGTCACAACGCGTTCTACGCGGTCGTCTCCCAGCGACAGAACGCCAAAGGCTGGTCATCCGACGTTTGCGTCCCTGTCTCACAGCTCAGCAACTGCATTCTGAAGACGCGCGAGCTTCTGCGCGACTGCAGCGTTCCCGCCGCCATTCTCGGCCATGTCGGCGATGGCAATTACCACGTCGTCTTCGCCGTCGATCCGACGAACCAAGTTGAACTCGATGAGGTCGCAGCCATCAACAAAAAGATGGTGCAACATGCGATTTCGGTAGGCGGCACCTCTACCGGCGAACACGGCGTGGGCACCGGCAAGATTGGTTATCTGCGCGGGGAATATGGCGATGCCGTGGATCTGATGGCCGTCATCAAGAATGCCATCGATCCGACAGGCATCATGAACCCGGGCAAAGTCCTGCCCGGATAG